A single Sulfurimonas aquatica DNA region contains:
- a CDS encoding ABC transporter permease, translating to MAKELILQHSDEKLSILFSGELTLYTIANYQKQLENSSLEIRDNIVLDLKEVSFIDTAGALFLNKLEKKYKLLEKNVKIESANKEVFSTLELIKKQEYSHQEKKKKEELFRDSGSSQSGTTYLAGIFSFFAFLGKLFMTKVYYIKCAKFLRFKEMAFELNESAIKALGIVSLTSFLIGLVVAYQSAYQLKIYGANIYIVDMLGISILRELAPLITAIVIAGRSGSAFTAQIGAMKITQELDAMQTMGFDPFRFLVIPRIFALMIAMPLLIFVADIMGILGGMLIANIDLGISVDLFLNRFNEVVAAKHFFVGIVKGPFFAFLIATISIYRGMIVKDDTQSIGFNTTKSVVESIFAVIVCDALFSIAFTNLGI from the coding sequence ATGGCAAAAGAACTTATACTCCAACATAGCGATGAAAAACTCTCCATACTCTTCAGTGGAGAGTTGACTCTTTATACAATAGCAAATTACCAAAAACAACTTGAAAATAGCTCTTTAGAGATAAGAGATAATATTGTGCTTGACCTAAAAGAAGTATCATTTATAGATACGGCAGGGGCACTTTTTTTAAATAAACTCGAAAAAAAGTATAAACTTTTAGAAAAAAATGTAAAAATTGAGTCTGCAAATAAAGAGGTTTTTAGCACTCTTGAACTTATAAAAAAACAAGAGTATTCACATCAAGAAAAAAAGAAAAAAGAGGAGCTATTTAGAGATAGTGGCAGCTCTCAAAGTGGCACTACATATCTAGCAGGTATTTTCTCTTTTTTTGCTTTTTTAGGTAAGCTCTTTATGACGAAGGTTTACTATATAAAATGCGCTAAGTTCTTAAGGTTTAAAGAGATGGCGTTTGAGCTTAACGAGAGTGCCATAAAGGCATTAGGTATAGTCTCGCTTACGAGTTTTTTAATAGGTTTAGTTGTGGCATACCAATCTGCGTATCAGCTCAAAATTTATGGTGCGAATATATATATCGTAGATATGCTAGGTATTTCTATATTAAGAGAGTTAGCACCACTTATTACAGCTATTGTAATAGCTGGAAGAAGTGGATCCGCATTTACTGCACAGATTGGCGCTATGAAGATAACACAAGAGTTAGATGCGATGCAAACTATGGGCTTTGACCCTTTTAGATTTTTAGTAATTCCGAGAATTTTTGCCCTGATGATAGCTATGCCACTATTAATATTTGTAGCAGATATTATGGGTATCTTAGGTGGAATGCTAATTGCAAATATTGACCTTGGTATTAGTGTAGATCTATTTTTAAACAGATTTAATGAAGTGGTAGCTGCAAAACATTTTTTTGTCGGAATTGTAAAGGGGCCATTCTTTGCGTTTTTAATTGCAACAATCTCTATATATAGAGGGATGATAGTAAAAGACGACACACAAAGTATAGGTTTTAACACTACGAAGAGTGTGGTCGAATCTATCTTTGCTGTAATAGTTTGTGATGCACTCTTCTCTATCGCGTTTACAAATTTGGGGATATAA
- a CDS encoding ABC transporter ATP-binding protein has translation MMAIIEVKDVRTVFGSKVIHDGLNLEINQGEIYGLLGPSGCGKTTLLREMVMLQGFHSGSIKILGEKIESISDEAAQKLRREWGVLFQAGALFSSLSIKENIALPLIEYSDLSNSMIEEIVDFKINLVGLKSSDAHLFPSEISGGMKKKAALARSLAMDPKLLFLDEPTSGLDPISAREFDQLILNLRSMLDLTIVMVSHDLQSIYDTLDRVAIIDNKKIVSEGTLSEVMSTSSEFIQTFFKNQG, from the coding sequence ATAATGGCAATCATTGAAGTAAAAGACGTACGAACGGTTTTTGGCTCTAAGGTTATACATGATGGACTGAATCTAGAGATAAATCAAGGTGAAATCTATGGTCTTTTAGGTCCAAGTGGATGTGGGAAAACAACGCTGCTTCGTGAAATGGTTATGCTTCAAGGGTTCCACTCTGGGAGTATAAAAATTCTTGGTGAGAAGATAGAAAGTATTAGCGATGAGGCTGCTCAAAAGTTAAGAAGAGAGTGGGGTGTTTTATTTCAAGCTGGAGCACTCTTTTCATCTTTGAGCATTAAAGAGAACATAGCACTGCCACTTATTGAATATAGTGACCTCTCAAACTCTATGATAGAAGAGATAGTTGACTTTAAGATAAATCTTGTTGGATTAAAGAGTAGTGATGCTCATCTTTTCCCATCTGAAATTAGTGGTGGTATGAAGAAAAAAGCTGCACTTGCCCGCTCTTTAGCGATGGATCCAAAACTACTTTTTTTAGATGAGCCAACAAGTGGACTTGACCCTATCTCTGCACGTGAGTTTGACCAACTTATTTTAAATCTTCGCTCAATGCTAGACTTAACCATCGTAATGGTCTCACATGATTTACAATCCATTTATGATACTTTAGATAGAGTTGCTATAATAGACAATAAAAAAATTGTATCTGAAGGGACTCTCAGTGAGGTTATGTCGACTTCAAGTGAATTTATTCAAACTTTTTTTAAAAACCAAGGGTGA
- a CDS encoding MlaD family protein — MNNKANYTLVGFVVFIGLALMLGFTYWMLKPTVDSQVQKYTIYFDESVLGLNIDAPVKYRGISVGKVSKLMINPNNSEQVEVRVTILKNTPIKANTVAKLTAQGITGLTYINLSMGDKSTELLKAKDNEKYPVIKTEASFFENFEKSFGSVSSRLSSTLGRTEELLGADNQEQMALLLKRTANVMSKVELLLDDKTIKHIQNSAQNMDSFTKKLDYMMPNIENFIQTSEAWEDKVEKSLGSISESYLVIRSSMDEIKRAVSSGEFNLKDITADIVPTMNATFLEMQEAMIKLEDMLKQYEKNPSDVLFKTQEITKAPGER, encoded by the coding sequence ATGAACAATAAAGCAAATTATACATTAGTAGGTTTTGTAGTCTTCATCGGACTTGCATTGATGCTAGGCTTTACTTATTGGATGTTAAAGCCAACCGTAGACTCACAAGTACAAAAGTATACGATCTATTTTGATGAGTCCGTTTTAGGACTTAACATTGATGCACCTGTAAAATATAGAGGGATTAGTGTTGGAAAAGTCTCAAAGTTGATGATAAATCCAAATAATTCCGAACAAGTAGAAGTACGAGTAACGATACTAAAAAATACTCCAATTAAAGCAAATACAGTTGCAAAGCTTACTGCACAGGGGATAACTGGACTCACCTATATAAACCTAAGTATGGGGGATAAGAGTACAGAACTGCTTAAAGCTAAAGATAATGAAAAATATCCAGTAATAAAAACAGAAGCATCGTTTTTTGAAAACTTTGAGAAATCCTTTGGTTCAGTCTCCTCTAGACTCTCTTCTACGCTTGGAAGAACAGAAGAACTTTTAGGCGCGGATAATCAAGAGCAGATGGCACTGCTTTTAAAAAGAACGGCAAACGTAATGAGTAAAGTTGAGCTTCTTTTAGATGATAAGACCATAAAGCATATACAAAATAGTGCACAAAATATGGACTCATTCACTAAAAAGTTAGATTACATGATGCCAAACATTGAAAACTTTATACAAACAAGTGAAGCATGGGAAGATAAGGTTGAGAAATCTTTAGGTTCTATTAGCGAGAGTTATTTAGTTATTCGCTCTTCTATGGATGAGATAAAAAGAGCGGTTTCAAGTGGTGAGTTTAATCTTAAAGATATTACGGCAGATATTGTTCCAACGATGAACGCAACGTTTTTAGAGATGCAAGAGGCTATGATAAAACTTGAAGATATGCTCAAGCAGTATGAAAAAAATCCTTCCGACGTACTCTTTAAAACGCAAGAGATTACAAAAGCTCCAGGAGAGAGATAG
- a CDS encoding ABC-type transport auxiliary lipoprotein family protein, with amino-acid sequence MKFLFIVVVFIFLGGCSINNPAVKEYRIHLEPKTVTYDSQSCKEKSLKVGQVFSSSSLLSHRMKYMKDGYSEFSFTQSEWAQSPNKALSAELVKSVRSSGLFSSVNSYKSRSRSDLILETNLEEFIQYFSNDNNSSFVNISLSLSLVETGTSKVLQTKYISKKLGTKSLDAQGGVKAFNEALSGVLKESNDWLSEACK; translated from the coding sequence ATGAAATTTTTATTTATTGTAGTAGTTTTTATTTTTCTTGGAGGTTGCAGTATTAATAACCCTGCCGTTAAAGAGTATAGGATACACTTAGAGCCTAAAACGGTTACTTATGACTCTCAATCTTGTAAAGAGAAGTCTTTGAAAGTTGGACAAGTTTTTAGCTCAAGTTCACTTCTCTCACATAGAATGAAGTACATGAAAGATGGGTATAGTGAGTTTTCATTCACGCAGTCTGAATGGGCTCAAAGTCCTAACAAAGCTTTAAGTGCAGAACTTGTAAAGAGCGTAAGAAGTAGTGGACTCTTTTCTAGTGTAAATAGCTACAAATCAAGAAGTAGAAGTGACTTGATACTTGAGACAAATTTAGAGGAGTTTATACAGTACTTTAGTAATGATAACAATAGCTCCTTTGTCAATATATCACTCTCTTTAAGTCTTGTTGAGACTGGTACAAGTAAGGTACTCCAAACAAAATATATATCTAAAAAGTTGGGTACTAAGAGCTTAGATGCACAGGGTGGAGTTAAAGCATTTAACGAAGCACTGTCTGGTGTTTTAAAAGAGAGTAATGATTGGTTAAGTGAGGCATGTAAATGA
- a CDS encoding aminopeptidase P N-terminal domain-containing protein encodes MINEKEYSARRDKLAKSLKPYSIAVVFSAKQKTRSNDTEFQYRQNSNFYYLSGFKEDNAVLVLIKKAKKTKSYLFVQKKDETLELWTGKRVGEIEAKELFDVDDVFIVDKYEKKIKEFIQKSKNVYFDFSVETNETQGLKKLTQKFFSYENIAPLIGTMRLIKSETEIKLIRKAIAITKDAHHHVMRESKTLKNEYELQADIEHIFKKSGAYSDAYTSIVACGNAANTLHYISNDKELVNGELILIDAGCEYNYYTSDITRTIPVNGKFTLAQKELYEMVLDVQLQIIKMIRPGIKRTKLHKKSVELLSQGMISLGILKGPLKKVIKKELYKKYYPHGIGHWMGIDVHDESPYMDENSKEIRLQEGMVMTIEPGIYIDINDNKVPKKYRGIGIRIEDDILITKDGCENLSLEIAKSIKEIENIS; translated from the coding sequence ATGATAAATGAAAAAGAGTATTCCGCACGAAGAGATAAGTTGGCTAAATCATTAAAGCCTTATTCAATTGCAGTAGTGTTTAGTGCTAAACAAAAAACACGCTCTAATGATACAGAGTTTCAATATAGACAAAACAGTAACTTCTATTATCTAAGTGGATTTAAAGAGGACAATGCAGTTTTAGTACTTATAAAAAAAGCTAAAAAAACAAAATCTTATCTTTTTGTTCAAAAAAAAGATGAAACGCTTGAGCTTTGGACTGGCAAAAGAGTTGGAGAAATAGAAGCAAAAGAGCTTTTTGACGTTGACGATGTTTTTATAGTTGATAAGTATGAGAAAAAGATAAAAGAGTTTATTCAAAAAAGTAAAAATGTCTATTTTGATTTCTCTGTTGAGACAAATGAGACGCAAGGTCTAAAAAAACTCACTCAAAAGTTTTTCTCATATGAAAATATCGCACCCTTAATTGGTACGATGCGTTTGATTAAGTCAGAAACCGAAATTAAACTAATTAGAAAGGCTATCGCTATAACAAAAGATGCCCATCATCATGTGATGAGAGAAAGCAAAACTTTAAAAAACGAGTATGAACTTCAAGCTGATATAGAACATATTTTTAAAAAGAGTGGAGCGTATAGCGATGCTTATACCTCAATAGTCGCTTGTGGTAACGCTGCAAATACACTGCACTATATAAGTAATGACAAAGAACTTGTAAATGGTGAGCTTATACTAATCGACGCAGGTTGTGAGTATAACTACTATACGAGTGATATAACGCGAACAATCCCGGTTAACGGCAAGTTTACATTAGCTCAAAAAGAGCTTTATGAGATGGTCTTAGACGTACAACTTCAAATCATTAAAATGATAAGACCTGGAATTAAACGCACAAAACTTCATAAAAAGTCGGTAGAACTTTTAAGTCAAGGAATGATAAGTTTAGGAATACTTAAAGGTCCACTAAAAAAAGTCATAAAAAAAGAACTCTATAAAAAATACTACCCTCATGGAATAGGTCACTGGATGGGAATTGATGTTCATGATGAATCTCCTTATATGGATGAAAATTCTAAGGAAATCAGACTACAAGAGGGTATGGTGATGACAATTGAGCCTGGAATCTACATAGATATAAATGATAATAAAGTACCTAAAAAGTATAGGGGCATTGGAATTCGAATAGAAGACGATATCCTAATAACTAAAGATGGTTGTGAAAACCTCTCTTTAGAAATAGCTAAATCTATAAAAGAGATAGAAAATATCTCTTAG
- a CDS encoding GGDEF domain-containing protein: MQFIEALKLKSKLLFLFILTTLALISVAVMGNMHINSMKNNIDSLYFGSLVPVTELNDIMQTYHNGLASTVYKASRLEISPSQVSSQIESSLKQISKKWKNYESHFKRNDELEYVEYAGHEIKAINEYFLRIYRVAKKGRDLSNISINTLEKKVFFIHNVIQKLINYEVDVAKYERKTFLHSYAESKFHIGVVLSVIIFIVLLISTYVFKSIQKDQTDLEISTKKLRKANKKLENVSYTDTLTNLHNRRYFNLVYDRELKRARRKNNYITFMMLDIDYFKQYNDTYGHIEGDFALKSVSKVLKEILKRPSDFVFRLGGEEFGVLLVDTDESNSAKLARDICDGIRERKLIHENSKVSDYVTISIGVVCCIADDALNDEVLISRADEMLYEAKESGRDRYIITSNASAARPRVVEEMTA; this comes from the coding sequence ATGCAGTTTATAGAAGCGCTTAAGCTAAAGAGTAAGTTATTATTTCTTTTCATATTAACTACATTAGCACTAATTAGTGTTGCTGTAATGGGTAATATGCACATCAACTCTATGAAAAATAATATTGACTCACTCTACTTTGGTTCACTCGTTCCGGTTACTGAGTTAAATGACATTATGCAGACCTATCACAATGGTTTAGCAAGTACAGTCTATAAGGCCTCTCGTTTAGAAATAAGTCCAAGTCAAGTAAGCTCTCAAATAGAATCATCACTTAAGCAGATAAGTAAAAAATGGAAAAATTATGAGTCCCATTTTAAACGCAATGATGAACTTGAATATGTAGAGTATGCCGGTCATGAAATAAAAGCTATAAATGAGTACTTCTTAAGAATATATAGAGTTGCAAAAAAAGGTAGAGATTTATCAAATATATCCATAAATACTTTAGAAAAAAAAGTATTTTTTATACACAATGTAATCCAAAAACTGATAAATTATGAGGTGGATGTAGCAAAATATGAGAGAAAAACATTTCTGCATAGTTATGCAGAGTCCAAGTTTCATATTGGAGTGGTACTATCAGTAATCATATTTATAGTTCTTTTAATATCTACTTATGTCTTTAAAAGTATTCAAAAAGATCAAACAGATTTAGAGATCTCAACAAAAAAACTTCGTAAAGCAAATAAAAAGCTAGAGAATGTCTCTTACACAGATACTTTAACAAACCTTCATAATAGAAGGTATTTTAATTTAGTCTACGATAGAGAACTCAAACGTGCAAGAAGAAAAAATAATTATATTACTTTTATGATGTTGGATATAGATTACTTTAAGCAGTATAACGACACTTATGGACACATAGAAGGTGACTTTGCACTTAAGAGTGTATCAAAGGTTTTAAAAGAGATACTTAAACGCCCAAGTGACTTTGTGTTTAGACTTGGTGGTGAAGAGTTTGGCGTACTTTTAGTCGATACAGATGAGTCAAATAGTGCAAAATTAGCTAGAGATATATGTGATGGAATAAGAGAGAGAAAACTGATACATGAAAACTCTAAAGTTAGTGATTATGTGACAATTTCAATTGGAGTAGTCTGTTGTATCGCTGATGATGCACTAAATGATGAGGTATTGATCTCTCGTGCAGATGAGATGCTCTATGAAGCTAAAGAGAGTGGAAGAGATAGATATATTATCACATCAAATGCCAGTGCGGCACGGCCAAGAGTCGTAGAAGAGATGACTGCCTAG
- a CDS encoding translation initiation factor: MSRGKKLDLFIGADIDDGWAAVESPRKSKIAKDIIEPQKHFLVFAKEKRRGKTVTLVGEFQITKEDASSALKTLKKKLGCGGSYKDGWMEFQGELKDKIRPLLIELNFRFKNGH; this comes from the coding sequence ATGAGTAGAGGCAAAAAACTAGACCTATTTATAGGTGCAGATATAGATGATGGATGGGCAGCAGTAGAGTCTCCTAGAAAGTCTAAAATCGCCAAGGACATAATAGAACCACAAAAACACTTCTTAGTCTTTGCAAAAGAGAAGCGCAGAGGTAAAACAGTCACTTTAGTTGGTGAGTTTCAAATCACTAAAGAAGATGCAAGTTCAGCACTAAAAACTCTCAAGAAGAAGCTTGGTTGCGGTGGAAGTTATAAAGATGGATGGATGGAGTTTCAAGGCGAACTTAAAGATAAAATCCGTCCTCTTTTAATTGAGTTAAATTTTCGTTTTAAAAATGGGCACTAG
- a CDS encoding DUF1653 domain-containing protein — MQIGIYEHYKGQKYEVIDTLRHSETEELMVLYRALYGDQGLWARPYTMFFETVIINDKETPRFKYIGKENE, encoded by the coding sequence ATGCAAATAGGTATATATGAGCACTATAAAGGTCAGAAGTACGAAGTCATAGATACTCTTAGACATAGTGAAACAGAAGAGTTAATGGTACTTTACCGTGCTCTGTATGGCGACCAAGGACTTTGGGCAAGACCATATACTATGTTTTTTGAAACTGTTATCATAAATGATAAAGAGACTCCGCGTTTTAAGTATATAGGCAAAGAGAATGAGTAG
- a CDS encoding DUF5718 family protein encodes MKTFNEYLGLGIAGNFALHLAQAGELEDFKDVITADEAAPKGLFPFYLPNYSPLLENPTRKPKEILRTYPLSSDTIKLPNAELNVQAEPEVGLICDIAYKDGEIFSITPTHFGAYNDCSIRVAGAEKISDKKNWGESSKGFSKTILKIDKFEEGGVMDEYSICSFLSRDGKLEAYGEDVELTGYSYFYEKLTQWIKNQINTQENFGPLEPINEYIRACNYPTKAIISIGATRYTEYGESTFLKVDDELFVVLYNRSKYSLNDVIKNLESRDHSQSDMSILAQKVL; translated from the coding sequence ATGAAGACTTTCAATGAGTATCTCGGCTTAGGTATAGCTGGGAACTTCGCACTTCACTTAGCGCAAGCGGGTGAACTCGAAGATTTCAAAGATGTAATTACCGCTGATGAAGCTGCTCCAAAAGGCTTGTTTCCCTTTTATCTTCCAAACTACTCTCCTCTTTTAGAAAACCCAACTAGAAAACCTAAAGAGATACTTAGGACTTATCCACTCTCAAGTGACACGATTAAACTTCCTAATGCAGAACTTAATGTTCAAGCTGAACCAGAGGTTGGACTCATTTGTGATATCGCTTATAAAGATGGAGAGATATTTTCTATAACGCCCACTCACTTTGGGGCATATAATGACTGCTCGATTAGAGTAGCCGGCGCAGAGAAAATAAGTGATAAGAAAAACTGGGGTGAGAGTTCAAAAGGCTTCTCTAAAACGATTCTAAAAATAGATAAGTTTGAAGAGGGTGGCGTTATGGATGAATATAGTATCTGTAGTTTTTTATCTCGTGATGGTAAGCTTGAAGCCTATGGTGAGGATGTGGAACTCACCGGATATAGTTATTTCTACGAAAAGCTAACGCAATGGATAAAAAATCAGATAAATACTCAAGAAAATTTTGGACCCCTAGAGCCAATAAATGAGTATATAAGAGCATGTAACTACCCAACTAAAGCTATCATCAGTATTGGTGCTACGAGATATACAGAATATGGAGAGAGCACATTTTTAAAAGTAGATGATGAACTCTTTGTTGTTTTATATAATAGATCTAAGTACTCATTGAATGATGTAATCAAGAATCTTGAAAGTCGAGACCATTCTCAATCAGATATGAGTATATTAGCTCAAAAAGTACTTTAA
- a CDS encoding ABC-F family ATP-binding cassette domain-containing protein — translation MVTVNNLIMRFGSRVLFQDINLKLDRHKRYGLIGANGAGKTTFLKILSGQIDEYEGDISVENGLKVGVLGQNQFAFEDFTIMDAVLYGNKRLYDAIKEKEDLYVNGDFEDDATNERLAELETISVEEDPTYEYDVNIAKILANVGIPPENHNDLMSSLDSADKFKVLLAQVLYPKPDVLFLDEPTNNQDIETISWLENELQRHEGTLVVISHDRHFLNAVVTNILDVDYQKIREFTGTYDDWYIAANVMAKQMELDNAKKLKEKDELEAFVRRFSANASKAKQATSRQRKLDKMEIEDIKPSSRRDPSIVFKAKRTMGGEALEINGVNHSYGDNEVLKDVTLKFEPGEKVALIGGNGVGKSTLIKILMEEMKPTSGEVIWGATIENSYFPQDTADTINGDGTLYDWLRAFDPKRDIAEIRNCLGRMLFNGEQQEKSVVSISGGEKHRMMLSKMMLEGGNFLVLDEPSNHLDLEAIVALGEGLLEFKGNVICVSHDRELLDAFASRIIEIQADGSIIDFKGSYEEFAEAKEAGTL, via the coding sequence ATGGTAACTGTAAACAACTTAATAATGCGTTTTGGAAGTAGAGTCCTATTTCAAGATATAAATCTAAAACTTGACCGTCACAAACGCTACGGTCTTATCGGTGCAAACGGCGCTGGTAAAACTACTTTTTTAAAAATCCTCTCTGGTCAGATTGACGAATATGAAGGTGATATCAGTGTAGAAAATGGTCTAAAAGTCGGTGTTCTTGGACAGAATCAATTTGCTTTTGAAGATTTCACTATTATGGATGCTGTTCTTTATGGTAACAAGCGTTTGTATGATGCTATTAAAGAAAAAGAAGACCTCTATGTAAATGGTGACTTTGAAGATGATGCTACAAATGAACGTCTTGCAGAGCTTGAAACTATCTCTGTTGAAGAAGATCCAACTTATGAGTACGATGTAAACATAGCAAAAATTCTTGCAAACGTTGGCATACCTCCTGAAAATCACAATGACCTTATGTCTTCACTTGATAGTGCAGATAAATTCAAGGTTCTACTTGCACAGGTCCTTTACCCTAAACCAGACGTACTATTTCTCGATGAGCCTACAAATAACCAGGATATCGAGACAATTTCATGGTTAGAAAATGAACTTCAGCGCCACGAAGGTACTCTTGTAGTTATCTCTCACGATAGACACTTCCTAAATGCCGTTGTTACAAATATTCTTGACGTTGATTATCAAAAAATTCGTGAGTTTACTGGTACTTATGATGACTGGTATATCGCTGCTAACGTTATGGCTAAGCAGATGGAACTTGATAACGCTAAAAAGCTAAAAGAAAAAGATGAACTTGAAGCCTTTGTTAGACGTTTCTCGGCAAATGCATCAAAAGCAAAACAAGCAACTTCTCGTCAAAGAAAACTTGACAAGATGGAGATTGAAGATATCAAACCATCTTCTCGTCGTGACCCAAGTATAGTTTTTAAAGCTAAAAGAACTATGGGTGGCGAAGCGCTAGAGATTAATGGCGTCAATCACTCTTATGGAGACAATGAAGTACTTAAAGACGTAACTCTTAAGTTTGAGCCAGGTGAGAAAGTTGCGCTAATTGGTGGAAATGGTGTTGGTAAATCAACTCTAATTAAAATACTTATGGAAGAGATGAAACCTACTTCAGGTGAAGTTATATGGGGAGCTACTATCGAGAACTCTTACTTTCCACAAGATACTGCCGATACGATTAATGGTGATGGCACGCTTTATGATTGGTTACGCGCGTTTGATCCTAAACGCGATATCGCTGAGATAAGAAACTGTCTTGGGCGTATGCTCTTTAATGGTGAGCAACAAGAGAAGTCTGTTGTAAGTATCTCTGGTGGTGAAAAACATAGAATGATGCTTTCAAAAATGATGCTAGAGGGTGGAAACTTTTTAGTTTTAGATGAACCATCAAATCACCTTGACCTTGAGGCTATCGTTGCACTTGGTGAAGGTCTTTTAGAGTTCAAAGGAAATGTTATCTGTGTATCTCATGACCGCGAGTTACTAGACGCGTTTGCTAGCCGTATCATAGAGATTCAAGCTGATGGCTCTATCATAGACTTCAAAGGCTCTTATGAAGAGTTTGCTGAAGCTAAAGAAGCTGGAACACTTTAA
- a CDS encoding citrate synthase, translating to MVKPTITIRDNSTDKEYEFNILEGTRGPKVVDISSFYGQTGMFTYDPGYTSTASCTSEVTFIDGDKGELRYRGVEIEELATNHEYLESVYLLLNSKLPTKEELQDFDLELRHRSFLHQGLNDLFIAFPSNSHPMATLSAATAALSTFYFSHLDVCTEEELQVMARRIIAKMPTIAAYAYRTSIGAPFIQPDIDRGFTENFLYMMRAYPGGKMHRGINGEDVIRDIEIKALDTIFTLHADHEQNASTTSVRNVASTGAHPYVAISSGISALWGSAHGGANESVIEQLEMIGHVDNVDAFIARAKDPEDDFRLMGFGHRVYKNFDPRARILKELQVQLQYELKLDSHLMQIASKIEEIALNDEYFVSRKLYPNIDFYSGVILTALKIPISMFTPVFVIGRTVGWITQWMEFKKTKGAKIARPRQLYVGK from the coding sequence ATTGTGAAACCTACAATTACCATTAGAGACAACAGTACAGATAAAGAGTATGAGTTTAATATTCTTGAAGGGACTAGAGGTCCAAAAGTCGTTGACATATCAAGCTTTTACGGACAAACCGGTATGTTTACTTATGACCCTGGATATACGTCTACCGCGAGTTGTACTTCAGAGGTGACTTTTATTGATGGCGATAAGGGTGAACTAAGATATAGAGGAGTGGAGATAGAAGAACTTGCCACTAATCACGAATACCTTGAGTCTGTATATTTACTTCTTAATTCGAAGCTGCCCACTAAAGAGGAGTTACAAGATTTTGATTTAGAGCTTCGTCATCGCTCTTTTTTACATCAAGGGCTAAATGATCTCTTTATTGCCTTTCCTTCAAACTCTCATCCTATGGCAACGCTCTCTGCCGCTACTGCGGCACTCTCAACCTTTTACTTCAGTCATCTTGACGTTTGTACTGAAGAGGAGTTACAAGTAATGGCAAGGCGGATAATCGCTAAAATGCCAACCATCGCGGCTTATGCGTACAGAACCTCAATAGGCGCGCCATTTATTCAGCCCGACATAGATAGAGGCTTTACTGAAAACTTTTTATATATGATGCGCGCATACCCTGGTGGAAAAATGCATAGAGGAATAAATGGAGAAGATGTAATCCGCGATATAGAGATAAAAGCACTTGACACCATTTTTACTCTCCATGCGGACCATGAACAAAATGCTTCAACGACAAGTGTAAGAAACGTAGCGTCTACGGGAGCTCACCCTTATGTAGCTATTAGTTCTGGTATCTCCGCTCTTTGGGGAAGTGCACATGGTGGAGCAAACGAATCTGTAATTGAACAACTTGAAATGATAGGCCACGTAGACAATGTAGACGCGTTTATAGCAAGAGCGAAAGATCCAGAAGATGACTTTAGACTTATGGGATTCGGACATCGTGTATATAAAAACTTTGACCCACGAGCAAGAATATTAAAAGAGTTACAAGTTCAACTCCAATATGAACTAAAGCTTGATTCACACCTTATGCAAATAGCTAGTAAAATCGAAGAGATAGCTCTAAATGATGAGTACTTTGTAAGTAGAAAGCTCTATCCGAACATAGACTTCTACTCTGGCGTTATACTTACGGCACTAAAAATCCCTATCTCAATGTTTACTCCCGTATTTGTAATAGGAAGAACCGTTGGTTGGATAACGCAATGGATGGAGTTTAAAAAGACTAAGGGTGCAAAAATAGCACGCCCTCGTCAACTCTATGTTGGAAAATAA